The proteins below are encoded in one region of Selenihalanaerobacter shriftii:
- a CDS encoding AAA family ATPase, whose protein sequence is MEITKEELSESFKRENYICNEEIIVPTYLSLTLEKPLLITGEPGVGKTEISKVLSNIFDTELIRLQCYEGLDENKALYEWNYQKQLINIQINKDNKSEDLIEDNIFSEEYLLQRPLLRAIRTEKRPVLLIDEIDKTDEEFEAFLFELLSDFQVSIPELGTIKAKQKPIVVLTSNANRELSDGLKRRCVFLYIELPSIEKEVEIIRTKVPGIGEELSRQIAMAISYLRVNLDLKKKPSISETLDWARALVGLDADRLSPEIIQQTRTLFLKTKADLDTFEGLGAEKLQEKL, encoded by the coding sequence TATATCTGTAATGAGGAAATAATTGTCCCAACTTATTTATCTTTGACTTTAGAAAAACCATTATTAATTACTGGTGAACCAGGGGTTGGCAAGACTGAAATTTCCAAGGTATTAAGTAATATATTTGATACTGAGTTAATTAGATTACAGTGTTATGAAGGATTAGATGAAAATAAAGCTTTATATGAATGGAATTATCAAAAGCAGTTAATTAATATTCAAATTAATAAGGATAATAAATCTGAAGATTTAATTGAAGATAATATTTTTTCCGAAGAGTACTTATTACAACGTCCGCTTTTAAGAGCCATTAGAACAGAAAAACGACCAGTTTTATTGATTGATGAAATTGATAAGACAGATGAAGAATTTGAAGCATTCTTGTTTGAACTATTATCTGACTTTCAAGTTTCTATTCCAGAGCTAGGTACTATTAAAGCTAAACAGAAGCCGATAGTAGTTTTAACTAGTAACGCTAATCGTGAATTGTCAGATGGTTTAAAGAGGAGATGTGTATTCCTATATATTGAATTACCATCTATTGAAAAAGAAGTAGAAATTATTAGAACTAAAGTACCAGGTATTGGAGAGGAATTATCACGACAGATAGCTATGGCTATAAGTTATTTAAGGGTTAATTTAGATTTGAAAAAGAAACCATCGATTTCAGAAACTCTAGATTGGGCAAGAGCTTTAGTTGGACTAGATGCAGATAGGTTAAGTCCAGAGATAATTCAACAGACCAGAACATTATTTTTGAAGACTAAGGCAGATTTAGACACCTT